One genomic window of Deinococcus peraridilitoris DSM 19664 includes the following:
- a CDS encoding Fic/DOC family protein, which yields MHHHLFQDVYAFSGKLRGELTTIDGESFTLHGYLHKGDTTFAHTAQIEPYLNSVFQQLAQENHLRATTRDEFTRKAADLLADMNAAHPFREGNGRTQRAFITQLAEHAGHTVDFSVISQERMIQVSIAAMSGDNEPMRRMTLEVTSPDKVRMLQSAIRSLEHAQVNWNEMYVATASRGRQYSGHVTLKSAETVLVEDSGRVIVARTRDAGNVLQGQHVTFTAGGGLSRGMEM from the coding sequence ATCCACCACCACCTGTTTCAGGACGTGTACGCTTTTTCGGGGAAGTTGCGGGGTGAACTGACCACGATTGATGGCGAGTCGTTTACGCTGCATGGCTACCTGCACAAGGGTGATACGACCTTCGCGCATACCGCGCAGATCGAGCCGTACCTGAACAGCGTCTTTCAGCAGCTCGCGCAGGAAAACCACCTGCGTGCCACCACCAGGGATGAGTTCACGCGGAAAGCAGCGGACCTGCTGGCGGACATGAACGCGGCCCATCCTTTCCGAGAGGGGAACGGTAGAACGCAGCGGGCGTTTATTACGCAGCTCGCGGAGCACGCCGGGCATACCGTGGATTTCTCTGTCATCTCGCAGGAGCGCATGATCCAGGTGAGCATCGCCGCAATGAGCGGGGATAACGAACCGATGCGGCGCATGACGCTGGAAGTCACCAGCCCGGATAAGGTGCGGATGCTGCAGAGCGCCATTCGGAGCCTGGAGCACGCACAGGTCAACTGGAACGAGATGTACGTCGCCACGGCGAGTCGCGGACGGCAGTATAGCGGCCATGTCACGCTGAAAAGTGCGGAGACGGTGCTCGTCGAGGATTCGGGCCGGGTAATCGTGGCACGCACGAGGGATGCCGGGAACGTACTGCAGGGGCAGCACGTGACGTTCACTGCAGGCGGCGGTCTGTCACGCGGCATGGAGATGTAG
- a CDS encoding transposase, with translation MPKSKLTDEQTIQLLREAEKGEKTVEALCREYGISDATFYKLRNRYAGSDVQDLKRLKQLEAENARLLRLVGQLTLENSAMKEVVRKKF, from the coding sequence ATGCCGAAGAGCAAGTTGACCGATGAGCAGACCATACAGTTGTTACGCGAAGCCGAGAAGGGCGAGAAGACGGTGGAGGCGCTGTGCCGGGAGTACGGCATCAGCGACGCGACCTTCTACAAATTGCGCAACAGGTACGCGGGCAGTGACGTGCAAGACCTCAAGAGATTGAAGCAGCTGGAAGCGGAGAACGCTCGGCTGCTGAGGTTGGTGGGGCAACTGACGCTGGAGAACAGCGCCATGAAGGAAGTGGTCCGAAAAAAGTTCTGA